From Fusarium fujikuroi IMI 58289 draft genome, chromosome FFUJ_chr07, a single genomic window includes:
- a CDS encoding probable Gim complex component GIM3: MASLVQRRMLSKADEQAADEVEVRREDQDKINRFSRLHQREILLEEELSTKTKEKEELDDLSTELELADEDEKIQYKIGDAFFHVSVEQAQEMLEQATEKLEEESTFLEEKLSSIREEMTQLKVELYARFGKQINLET; this comes from the exons ATGGCTTCATTAGTACAACGTCGTATG CTTTCAAAGGCGGACGAGCAGGCAGCCGACGAAGTTGAGGTTCGACGTGAGGACCaggacaagatcaacagaTTCAGTCGCCTACACCAGCGAGAAATTTTGTTGGAGGAGGAACTGAGCACAAAAACC aaggaaaaggaagagcttgacgaTTTGTCCACCGAACTTGAACTCGCCGATGAGGACGAAAAGATCCA ATACAAGATTGGCGATGCCTTTTTCCATGTCTCGGTAGAGCAGGCTCAGGAGATGCTAGAGCAGGCAACAGAGAAGCTCGAGGAAGAGTCAACATTTTTGGAGGAGAAGCTATCATCTATCCGCGAGGAGATGACCCAGCTCAAGGTCGAGCTATATGCCAGATTCGGAAAGCAGATCAACCTAGAGACTTGA
- a CDS encoding related to fluconazole resistance protein (FLU1) yields MAASESSETTREPSPYRGRRRSSSFSDHIHHLDEIEAQSRYEEEAADRGLGALHNIRSRTRSRTNEVLVTWEVDDPENPVNWSDTKKKLVLLCTSVLVINSTMGSALPSMAIPDITKDFGITSEEQSVLPISVYLIGYVLGPVVWGPLSEHYGRRDLSLVTFCLFTIFTMACALAPTWPALLIFRFFCGAFASSPIAIVAGILADVYNDPRTRGRAFAIFMVCTTGGPILSPILSGFAGPNIGWRWVFWIALIIAGSTLVLIIFLPETYGPILLSRRARKLRKQDPSSRAIAPRDLETTDLRQLLTVVLTRPLRMIISEPIVTTSCAYLSLVYSIFYMSFQAFPIIFQDVYGLSPGVTGLAYLPIFGGAALTLPIFWTWDNTLARATERNAPWVQREEYRRLPLACLGGPLFVVSLFWLGWSARAEIPFAAPMLAGVLFGMGFMLIFMAILNYLTDAYEIFAASANAAASTTRSLFAVVLPLATKPMFRQLHINGACSLLGGLSTLMCFIPFVFIWKGPSIRSRSKFCIALRERKEEMQRKEDEARARKERYELKSEKTEKEKETV; encoded by the exons ATGGCTGCAAGTGAATCCAGTGAGACAACACGGGAACCGTCACCATACC GTGGACGGAGGAGAAGTAGCTCATTCTCAGATCATATACATCATCTCGACGAAATCGAAGCTCAATCTCGGtatgaggaagaggcagcGGACCGAGGTCTTGGCGCCCTTCACAACATCCGTTCCCGGACCCGGAGCCGCACAAACGAAGTCCTCGTCACTTGGGAAGTTGACGATCCAGAGAACCCAGTAAATTGGTCAGAT acaaaaaagaaattagTTCTACTATGTACCTCCGTTCTCGTCATCAACTCTACCATGGGCTCTGCCCTTCCAAGCATGGCCATCCCTGATATCACCAAAGACTTTGGCATCACTTCGGAAGAACAGAGTGTCTTGCCCATTTCTGTTTACCTCATTGGCTATGTGTTAGGCCCAGTTGTTTGGGGTCCTCTCAGCGAGCATTATGGACGACGAGATCTAAGTCTGGTCACCTTTTgtctcttcaccatcttcactATGGCTTGTGCTCTGGCTCCCACTTGGCCTGCTCTATTGATCTTCCGCTTCTTCTGTGGAGCGTTTGCTAGTTCACCTATTGCCATTGTGGCTGGTATCCTGGCAGATGTGTATAATGACCCGCGGACCAGAGGCAGAGCCTTTGCCATTTTCATGGTG TGTACTACTGGTGGTCCCATCCTCTCCCCTATCCTATCTGGCTTCGCTGGCCCTAATATTGGTTGGCGCTGGGTCTTCTGGATTGCTCTCATCATCGCAGGCTCTACACTCGTCCTCATTATCTTCCTTCCCGAGACATATGGCCCGATTCTTCTCTCACGCCGCGCTCGAAAACTCCGCAAGCAAGATCCTTCGTCTCGTGCCATTGCCCCTCGAGACCTCGAGACAACAGACCTGAGACAGCTTCTCACTGTGGTTTTGACTCGCCCTCTTCGCATGATCATATCTGAGCCCATTGTGACAACTTCTTGCGCCTATCTCTCCCTTGTCTACTCCATATTCTACATGTCTTTTCAGGCATTCCCAATCATTTTCCAAGACGTCTATGGCCTTTCACCGGGTGTTACTGGCCTCGCATATCTTCCAATATTTGGTGGTGCAGCTCTGACCCTTCCCATCTTTTGGACATGGGATAACACACTTGCTCGTGCTACAGAGCGTAATGCCCCCTGGGTCCAACGCGAAGAGTATCGTCGTCTACCTCTAGCCTGTCTCGGTGGCcccctcttcgtcgtctctCTCTTTTGGCTTGGTTGGTCTGCCCGTGCAGAGATTCCCTTCGCCGCCCCTATGCTTGCCGGCGTCTTGTTTGGGATGGGTTTCATGCTAATCTTCATGGCTATACTCAACTACCTCACAGATGCGTATGAGATCTTTGCTGCCTCTGCGAATGCTGCCGCCTCTACGACACGCTCTCTCTTTGCTGTTGTGCTACCACTTGCCACAAAGCCCATGTTCCGTCAACTCCACATCAATGGTGCATGCTCTCTGCTCGGTGGTCTCAGTACCCTCATGTGTTTCATTCCGTTTGTTTTCATCTGGAAGGGTCCCAGTATCAGATCTCGCTCAAAGTTCTGCATTGCACTACGCGAGCGAAAGGAGGAAATGCAGCGGAAAGAGGACGAGGCGAGAGCTAGAAAGGAGCGTTATGAGCTCAAAAGTGAAAAAacggagaaggagaaggaaacTGTTTAG
- a CDS encoding probable methionine synthase, which translates to MVQSAILGFPRMGVNRDLKKATEAYWGGKISQSDLLAEAKRLRLAHWKIQQDAGVDIIPSNDFALYDQVLHQIQDFGAVPERYTKDGLDPIDQYFAMGRGHQKEGVDVPSLEMVKWFDSNYHYVKPTLQDNQTFKLTDSPKAVAEFKEAKDAGINTRPVLVGPVSFLHLGKADRGQSVEPIDLLEKLLPVYEQILTQLKEAGAETVQIDEPVLVFDLPQKTKDAFKPAYEKFASLGDKIPKIVFTTYFGDIVHNLDLLPKDVYGVHIDLVRNPEQLEKVLDALGSNTILSAGVVDGRNIWKTNLKRAIETVETAIQKLGKDRVIAATSSSLLHTPHTLASEKKLDPEIADWFSFATEKASEIALIAKAVTEGPASVREQLEANAKSIKARADSPRTNDPQVKERQSKVTQKDYERKSEFTTRISQQQKKLNLPLFPTTTIGSFPQTKEIRVQRNKFTKGEITAEEYDRFIEKEIEENIKIQEELDLDVFVHGEPERNDMVQFFGERFQGYAFTTHAWVQSYGSRCVRPPIIVGDISRPQPMTVKESKYAVSVSKKPMKGMLTGPVTCLRWSFPRDDVHQSVQAEQLALALRDEVVDLEKAGIDVIQVDEPALREGLPLRSGEERDAYLKWAVQAFRLSTAGVEDATQIHSHFCYSEFQDFFHAIAALDADVLSIENSKSDAKLLRVFVDSEYPRHIGPGVYDIHSPRVPSEQEIKDRIEEMLQFLKPEQLWIDPDCGLKTRQWKETKEALANMVNAAKYFRAKYAK; encoded by the exons ATGGTTCAGTCCGCTATCCTCGGTTTCCCCCGTATGGGTGTTAACCGTGACCTGAAGAAGGCCACTGAAGCTT ACTGGGGTGGAAAGATCTCTCAGTCCGACCTCCTCGCTGAGGCCAAGCGCCTCCGTCTTGCTCATTGGAAGATCCAGCAGGATGCCGGTGTCGACATCATCCCCAGTAACGACTTCGCCCTCTACGACCAGGTCCTCCACCAGATTCAGGACTTCGGT GCTGTTCCCGAGCGATACACCAAGGATGGCCTTGACCCCATTGACCAGTACTTCGCCATGGGCCGTGGTCACCAGAAGGAGGGTGTCGATGTCCCCTCTCTGGAGATGGTCAAGTGGTTCGACTCCAACTACCACTACGTCAAGCCTACTCTCCAGGACAACCAGACCTTCAAGCTCACTGACAGCCCtaaggctgttgctgagttCAAGGAGGCTAAGGACGCTGGCATCAACACCCGTCCCGTCCTCGTTGGTCCCGTTTCTTTCCTCCACCTCGGCAAGGCCGACCGTGGCCAGTCTGTCGAGCCCAtcgaccttcttgagaagctcctcCCCGTCTATGAGCAGATCCTCACCCAGCTGAAGGAGGCTGGTGCCGAGACTGTCCAGATTGATGAGCCTGTCCTCGTCTTCGATCTTCcccagaagaccaaggatgCCTTCAAGCCCGCCTATGAGAAGTTCGCCAGCCTTGGTGACAAGATCCCCAAGATTGTCTTCACTACATACTTCGGTGACATCGTCCAcaacctcgacctcctcCCCAAGGACGTCTATGGTGTCCACATCGACCTTGTCCGCAACCCCGAGCAGCTCGAGAAGGTTCTCGATGCTCTCGGCTCCAACACCATCCTCTCTGCTGGTGTCGTCGACGGCCGCAACATCTGGAAGACCAACCTGAAGCGTGCTATCGAGACCGTTGAGACCGCTATCCAGAAGCTCGGCAAGGACCGTGTCATCGCTGCCACCTCCAGCTCTCTCCTCCACACCCCTCACACTCTTGccagcgagaagaagctggaccCTGAGATTGCCGACTGGTTCTCTTTCGCCACTGAGAAGGCTTCTGAGATTGCTCTCATTGCCAAGGCCGTCACTGAGGGCCCTGCCTCCGTCCGCGAGCAGCTTGAGGCTAAcgccaagtccatcaaggCTCGTGCCGACTCTCCCCGAACCAACGACCCTCAGGTCAAGGAGCGCCAGTCCAAGGTCACCCAGAAGGACTACGAGCGCAAGAGCGAGTTCACTACCCGTATCagccagcagcagaagaagctgaacctTCCCCTCTTCCCCACTACCACTATCGGATCTTTCCCCCAGACCAAGGAGATCCGAGTTCAGCGAAACAAGTTCACCAAGGGTGAGATTACCGCTGAGGAGTACGACCGCTTcattgagaaggagatcgaggagaacatcaagatccAGGAGGAGCTCGACCTCGATGTCTTTGTCCACGGCGAGCCTGAGCGTAACGACATGGTCCAGTTCTTCGGTGAGCGATTCCAGGGCTATGCTTTCACCACACACGCCTGGGTTCAGTCCTATGGTTCTCGATGCGTCCGACCCCCCATCATCGTCGGTGACATCTCTCGACCTCAGCCAATGACCGTCAAGGAGTCCAAGTACGCCGTGTCGGTCTCCAAGAAGCCCATGAAGGGTATGCTTACTGGCCCCGTCACCTGCCTTCGATGGTCTTTCCCTCGTGACGACGTCCATCAGTCCGTCCAGGCTGAGCagcttgcccttgccctccGTGACGAGgtcgttgaccttgagaagGCCGGCATCGACGTCATCCAGGTCGATGAGCCCGCTCTCCGTGAAGGTCTTCCTCTCCGCTCCGGTGAGGAGCGTGATGCTTACCTCAAGTGGGCCGTCCAGGCTTTCCGCCTCTCCACCGCCGGTGTTGAGGACGCCACTCAGATCCACTCCCACTTCTGTTACTCTGAGTTCCAGGACTTCTTCCACGCCATCGCTGCCCTCGATGCCGACGTTCTGTCCATTGAGAACAGCAAGTCTGATGCCAAGCTCCTCCGGGTCTTCGTCGACTCTGAGTACCCCCGCCACATCGGACCTGGTGTCTACGACATCCACTCTCCCCGTGTCCCCAGCGAgcaggagatcaaggaccgCATCGAGGAGATGCTTCAGTTCCTTAAGCCCGAGCAGCTCTGGATCGACCCTGACTGTGGTCTCAAGACCCGTCAGTGgaaggagaccaaggaggCGCTTGCCAACATGGTTAACGCCGCCAAGTACTTCCGTGCCAAGTACGCCAAATAA
- a CDS encoding related to carnitine/acylcarnitine translocase: MTTGAKLAHQDVTGHQSQLSSLSPATTSAISMPLGAGGRRDGETTALTATGAAVSAVPKNSPSNRFVKRYRTEIAASSSSVFSTLAAFPLDSVKTRMQTYHYNGFLDCVRKTYHAEKLGGFFRGVTAPMASITLVRTVSFSIYQRAKYSYSAWVKRNFGFDIIGHVNRPGTYPNLYSVACFGAAGATAGSCITFLACPFELTKLSAQVSVLLAERGSTNKGSHAVAASYQNKGTLRTMANIIKHRGIFGLYTGLKLHLLRDTLGTAIYFMVYESGKQIGNTLAGDHPNSNKVAVVAAGGMCGLVSWAMIYPIDSAKSIYQRNSLLYSKGEKVEPAPKIEFFKRHMYRGLGVSMSRSCVVNAIFFSSFEFVKKHIHQMDDEN; this comes from the exons ATGACCACTGGAGCTAAATTGGCCCACCAAGATGTCACAGGCCATCAATCGCAATTGTCGTCACTATCTCCAGCAACAACTTCTGCCATCAGCATGCCTCTCGGCGCTGGAGGGCGACGCGATGGCGAGACCACGGCTTTGACTGCAACGGGTGCGGCCGTCTCTGCAGTACCGAAAAATAGCCCTTCCAACCGTTTTGTTAAACGTTACCGAACAGAAATCGCAGCCAGCTCTTCCAGCGTATTCTCTACCCTCGCCGCTTTCCCACTTGACAGCGTCAAGACTCGCATGCAGACCTACCACTACAATGGATTTCTCGACTGTGTTCGCAAAACATATCATGCTGAGAAGCTTGGCGGCTTCTTTCGAG GCGTCACAGCACCGATGGCAAGTATAACGCTTGTCCGCACCGTCTCCTTTTCGATCTACCAACGTGCCAAATACTCTTATTCAGCTTGGGTTAAGCGGAACTTCGGCTTTGATATCATTGGCCATGTTAATCGCCCTGGCACATATCCGAATCTCTACTCGGTCGCATGCTTTGGCGCTGCTGGTGCGACCGCTGGCTCTTGTATAACCTTTCTCGCCTGTCCTTTCGAGCTCACCAAGCTCAGTGCGCAGGTCTCTGTACTGCTCGCTGAACGCGGTTCGACCAATAAAGGCAGTCACGCTGTGGCAGCTAGCTACCAAAATAAGGGCACCTTACGGACAATGGCGAACATCATAAAACACCGGGGTATTTTTGGTCTGTATACTGGCCTGAAGCTTCATCTCC TTCGTGACACATTAGGCACTGCTATCTATTTTATGGTGTATGAAAGCGGAAAACAAATTGGAAATACATTGGCTGGCGATCATCCCAACAGTAACAAAGTGGCTGTTGTTGCCGCTGGCGGTATGTGTGGTTTAGTATCGTGGGCAATGATCT ACCCGATCGATTCAGCCAAAAGCATCTACCAGCGAAACTCGTTACTCTATTCCAAAGGGGAAAAGGTCGAGCCTGCGCCAAAGATCGAATTCTTCAAGCGTCATATGTACCGTGGCCTAGGGGTTTCTATGAGCCGGTCATGCGTTGTGAACGCCATATTTTTCTCGTCATTTGAGTTTGTCAAGAAGCACATCCATCAAATGGATGATGAGAATTAA
- a CDS encoding related to TMA46-Protein putative involved in cytoplasmic ribosome function encodes MPPKKGKEPAAKKATKTVEDRTFGMKNKKGGAAQREISRMQANLKNSGSAEEKKKQAEREAREREKKAAEEAKRDLEAMMNKPAQVQKVPFGVDPKTVVCIFYKKGNCEKGKKCKFSHDLSVERKTEKKNLYNDSRGEEEENKKAETSADWDEDKLRSVVLSKKGNQQTTTDKVCKYFIEAIEDGKYGWFWICPNGGDKCKYKHALPPGFVLKTKEQRAAEKALMDKSPLKTLTLEDFLESERHKLTGTLTPVTPETFAKWKKDRLDKKAAEEQARKAKENTGRALFESGKWRDEDDSDDDDEDDDVWNLQKLREETEAVRSKKEEERLLASYDTPNNGTTGQATPAEDTPAETATGS; translated from the exons ATGCCTCCCAAGAAGGGTAAGGAGCCTgcggccaagaaggccactAAAACGGTCGAGGACCGAACTTTCGGTATGAAAAATAAGAAGGGAGGTGCTGCCCAGAGGGAAATTTCACGCATGCAGGCGAACCTGAAGAACAGTGGCTCagccgaggagaagaaaaaacagGCCGAGAGGGAGGCTCGTGAGCgtgagaagaaggcggccgaagaagccaagaggGATCTGGAGGCTATGATGAACAAACCAGCACAAGTCCAAAAGGTGCCTTTTGGCGTTGACCCCAAGACAGTTGTTTGCATCTTTTACAAGAAAGGCAACTgtgagaagggcaagaagtgCAAGTTTTCACACGACCTTTCTGTTGAGCGTAagacagaaaagaagaaccTGTACAACGATTCAaggggagaggaagaggagaacaagaaggccgaAACTTCAGCAGACTGGGACGAAGACAAATTGCGAAGTGTCGTTTTGTCAAAGAAGGGCAACCAGCAAACTACAACCGACAAAGTGTGCAAATACTTCATCGAGGCCATTGAGGACGGCAAGTATGGTTGGTTCTGGATTTGCCCTAACGGAGGAGATAAGTGCAAATATAAGCATGCGCTGCCACCTGG ATTCGTTCTGAAGACCAAAGAGCAAAGAGCAGCAGAAAAGGCGCTTATGGACAAATCACCACTCAAGACCCTCACACTCGAGGACTTCTTGGAGTCTGAGCGACACAAGTTGACCGGTACTCTTACGCCAGTCACTCCCGAGACTTTCgccaagtggaagaaggatCGCCTCGACAAGAAGGCAGCCGAGGAGCAAGCccgcaaggccaaggagaacaCTGGTCGTGCTCTGTTCGAGAGTGGCAAGTGgagagatgaggatgactccgacgacgatgatgaagatgacgatgtctGGAATCTGCAGAAGCTTCGTGAAGAGACAGAGGCTGTGCGctccaagaaggaagaggagcgtcTGCTGGCAAGCTATGATACTCCTAATAATGGCACCACGGGCCAGGCAACCCCAGCAGAGGATACTCCAGCTGAGACAGCAACCGGATCTTGA
- a CDS encoding related to RNA annealing protein, protein MSGKLDQALDDITQAQRRSARRRPNQRRGAGRPAAAAPVGGIQKSTKPARGAGAKPAPAKATPTNSDSKIIVSNLPKDVSEQQIKEYFIQSVGPIKRVELSYGPNSQSRGIANVTFHKSDGASKAFQKLNGLLVDNRPIKIEIVVGAAQADKVIPTVKTLAERTTQPKAQPKSAAADKHNAGAAKGAAAKGAAGKKRRGRNSRPAKKTQEELDSEMADYFDASAAPEASNTVAAPAPAPAATGDADMDEIAVCNLILDLYG, encoded by the exons ATGTCCGGCAAGCTCGACCAAGCTCTCGACGATATCACCCAGGCCCAGCGCCGTAGCGCTCGCCGCCGACCCAACCAGCGCCGTGGTGCCGGACGCCCTGCTGCGGCTGCACCCGTTGGTGGTATCCAGAAGAGCACCAAGCCCGCACGCGGTGCCGGCGCAAAGCCTGCCCCAGCCAAGGCTACTCCTACCAACAGTGATAGCAAGATCATTGTGAGCAATCTG CCTAAGGACGTCTCGGAGCAGCAGATTAAG GAGTACTTCATCCAATCCGTTGGTCCCATCAAGCGAGTCGAGCTCTCCTACGGCCCTAACTCTCAAAGCCGCGGTATCGCAAACGTGACCTTTCATAAGTCGGATGGCGCTAGCAAGGCCTTCCAGAAACTGAATGGCCTTCTTGTCGACAACCGACCTATCAAG ATCGAGATCGTTGTCGGAGCTGCCCAGGCTGACAAGGTCATTCCTACCGTCAAGACGCTTGCCGAGCGCACGAC CCAACCTAAGGCCCAACCCAAGTCCGCTGCTGCTGACAAGCACAACGCCGGTGCCGCCAAGGGTGCCGCTGCCAAGGGAGCTGCTGGCAAGAAGCGCCGTGGTCGCAACAGCCGTCCCGCGAAGAAGACCCAGGAGGAACTCGATTCGGAGATGGCTGACTACTTTGACGCCTCGGCCGCCCCTGAGGCCAGCAACACTGTTGCTGCGCCTGCACCCGCACCAGCTGCTACCGGTGATGCTGACATGGATGAGATCGCTGTATGTAATCTTATTCTTGATCTGTACGGTTGA
- a CDS encoding related to Hsp90 associated co-chaperone produces MSDTVYPEVLWAQRSSVADASKNFIYLTISVPDVPKDSLTLDLQPTKLTFTGTSSTLKKKYHVELEFWGEIDPAESKINHTAKNVEIKLQKKELKEEYWPRLLKDSKRVHFLKTDFDKWVDEDEQNEAPEDDFSQFGGMGGMPGMGDMGGDFGGIDFSKLGGGGAGFPGAEGAGDELDEEDDDDDMPALEGDDKKEAAPAAVPAATEKKD; encoded by the exons ATGTCTGACACTGTTTACCCCGAAG TCCTCTGGGCCCAGCGATCCTCCGTCGCCGACGCCTCCAAGAACTTCATCTACCTCACCATCTCTGTTCCTGATGTGCCCAAGGACAGCCTTACTCTCGATCTTCAGCCTACCAAGCTCACCTTCACCGGCACCTCATCcactctcaagaagaagtacCATGTCGAGCTCGAGTTTTGGGGCGAGATCGACCCCGCTGAGAGCAAGATCAACCACACTGCCAAGAATGTTGAGATAAAGCTGCAAaagaaggagctcaaggaggagtACTGGCCTAGATTGCTCAAGGACTCCAAGCGCGTCCACTTCCTCAAGACCGACTTCGACAAGtgggttgatgaggatgagcagAACGAGGCCCCTGAGGACGACTTCTCTCAGTTCGGTGGCATGG GCGGCATGCCTGGTATGGGAGACATGGGTGGTGACTTTGGCGGTATcgacttctccaagttgggaggtggtggtgctggctTCCCTGGTGCCGAAGGCGCTGGTGATGAGCtcgacgaagaggatgacgacgacgacatgcCTGCCCTCGAGGGCgacgacaagaaggaggccgCCCCCGCCGCTGTCCCCGCTGCtaccgagaagaaggactaA
- a CDS encoding related to endosomal Vps protein complex subunit, which translates to METFKSLFAKPDPQAQMRKCNALMRQNIRKIDRDIQTVKQVEYKTKNLILQADKRAQRDPSRAKQAQQEVRDFARELVRARKTSARLITSKAQLNSVQMQVQEAFAVRKIEGSIRASVGIMKDVNSLIRLPELAGTMQELSVELMKAGIIEEMVEDSLPADGDMLMEDEEADGEVDKVLGEILKDRKQPTLPVAPVPEPQKPQEEEEEEEDPEAMMDQMRNRLEALRS; encoded by the exons ATGGAGACATTCAAATCTCTTTTTGCGAAGCCTGACCCCCAGGCCCAG ATGCGCAAATGCAATGCGTTGATGAGGCAAAACATCCGCAAGATCGATCGAGATATCCAGACTGTGAAACAAGTCGAgtacaagaccaagaacctcatcctccaagccGATAAGCGAGCCCAGCGCGACCCATCCCGCGCCAAGCAAGCCCAACAAGAGGTTCGCGACTTTGCGCGTGAGCTCGTTCGCGCCCGAAAGACCTCAGCACGCCTCATCACATCCAAGGCGCAGCTCAACTCGGTACAGATGCAGGTACAGGAGGCCTTTGCTGTACGAAAGATTGAAGGATCCATTCGAGCGAGTGTCGGTATTATGAAGGATGTCAACTCGCTTATCCGTCTACCGGAACTAGCTGGTACCATGCAAGAACTAAGTGTGGAGCTGATGAAGGCGGGCATCATCGAGGAGATGGTCGAGGACTCGCTTCCTGCTGATGGTGATATGCTTAtggaggacgaggaggccgACGGGGAGGTTGACAAAGTCTTGGGAGAGATCCTCAAGGACCGTAAGCAGCCCACTCTCCCTGTGGCGCCTGTACCGGAGCCACAGAAACcccaggaggaagaggaagaggaggaagatccaGAAGCTATGATGGACCAGATGCGCAACCGGTTAGAGGCGCTTCGAAGTTAG